The Aeoliella mucimassa genome includes the window AAAAGTACGCGGTTCGGTGCGGCGGCGGGCAGAACCATCGACTCGGTTTGAATCGGGCGGTGATGATTAAAGACAATCACGTGGCCCTCGCCAGCCAGCAGGGACTTACCCTGGCGGAAGCCACCGAAAAGGTGCGGAGCCGACTGGCCGATCAGCAAATTGCGGTCGAGGCCATTGAGGTTGAGGTCGATACCCTCGAGCAATTCGCCCAGGTGCTGCCAACCCAACCCGACATTGTGCTGCTCGACAACATGACAAATGACCACCTGCGGGCGGCCGTGGAGCTTCGCGATGCATCTGCTCCCCAAATGTTGCTCGAAGCCTCTGGCGGCGTATCGCTCGCTACGATCGGAGCAATCGCAAAAACCGGCGTCGATCGCATCAGCGTGGGGGCTCTGACCCACTCGGCACCCTGTTTGGATATCGGCCTCGATTGGCACGATTCCGGGCGGTAGGCCAGGGGTTCTACAGCTTCGCGGCCAGCGCGATGGCTTCCTCCGCCAAAGGCTTGGCAATGCTTGCGATCCCAATTTCTGGCGGGTCGGCGGCTGCGCTTCTGTGCATCCTGGAAATCCCCATATTTGACATCCACGAGCAACATCCTAGCTTTGGAAAGTAGGCTCTCCGGGGAGGAGGCTCACGGACGTGGCGGGCTTTGGCGAGGCTCCAGAGGGGACCCCGCCACGTCTATTTTTGGGCTTTTGAAAACTGAGAAAAACCGCAACAACTTGTTGACATGGGACTTCAAACTACTTAGTCTGTCATTATGGCTTAGGAGTATTTTCCTGAGCAGGTCATTTATTTTCTTCATGCTACCGGGAGCTGTGCTCATGAATGTCGACAAAGCGGCGTGTAAGTGGCGTTGCCACTTCGCTCGCTTGGCATTCACTATCCACGGCTTCCAGACCTCTTTGTAGCTCCTCAATCCAATTGCGTGGTGGAGTGTTGCTCCTCAGATACTCTGGTGGCGATGGTTTGCCTGTTGGTCCTCGGGCTAGCAAACATCCTTTCGCGTTTTCCGTGGAGTGATCCGTTTTCTATTGGTTGGTAATTGCTGTAAGACGCCTGATTTCAAGGTGCAATTCCGGCGGACCTACCAGGTAGAACGGTCGTGGTGCCCGGCGTGCCGTGGTGCGTAGCGTTGCGCGCTGCAGGTTCCTGTAGGGAGCCTTGCAGTATCACATGCCGCTTTCTGAAGTGCTGCCAGCAAGCAAACGCTTGCTTCCTAGTTCACCTGCAACAACGTGATGTCTGGCAGCCGTATTGGACCCCAAAGCCCACACCTCTCTTGGGATGTGTGTGCGAGTTGCTACATGAGTTTTACCCAAAGAGCACGCACCCAAGGTTTTTCGTGATGGGATGCTGCACGAATATCCATTTTGAGGGAAATACAGATGATTCTTAACAACTTTGCCATACGTACTTGGCGTTCCCTTGTGAACCTAAGTTTTATTGCACTCGTCATGCTTTGCATTTCGTCGTCGGCTCGGGCCGAGTTGGACGAAGTAGGTTTCCAGATCAAGATCTCTGAAAAAGAGATGATTCTGGAGCACCCCGATGATCCTGATTACAAAATGTACGCCATGTGGGATACGGCCTATCAGCGTATCCAGAACCGCAACATGCCTTGGATCGAAGTCGAGAATCTCGAAGAGTCGACCGGCAATCTGACCGAGTTCAGCATCACGATTGGCGACACCGACTACAACTTTGGTGATACCAACTACGGCACCTACGCGCTATTGAGTGATTCAACTCCTGGTATTTCGATTTCATCGACTTCCACCGGCGACGAACTCGTGGTGTCTATCGGTAACGGCGGTCTAGCCCCTGGCGAGATTGTTCGTTTCGGTATCGATATCGATCCCGACGCAGGAGTCGACGGATTGTTCCCCTATCCTGACTTCCGTCTGGTATTGTTCGACATGAACGGTAGCGATGCGAGCGACAATGCCATTGCTTCGGCGCTGTTCGTCGATACCAATGACCAATCGATCACTAAAACCGCTGCTGCCCAACTCGAAGACTACGAGGTATCCGGCAACCAGTCGTTGTACTACAACCAGATCCTTCGTCCGTACGGCGTGATGGAAGGCATCGATACCTTTGTAGCCGGTACCCTTACCGATCCCACTCAGGTGCCTGAGCCTTCGTCCGTGGTGCTAGTTGGCCTGGCACTCGTCGGCTCGACCATCTGGTATCGTCGGAAAACTGCTTAACCGCGGTTAGGCGATTTATCCTACGAACGAGTTCCTCCCTCGTGGGGGAGGAGGTGATCTTTCCGTTCACTCGGGAAGAGCATTGAGAGGTTTTTGCCATGCTAGCTCAAAGAGGTCACGTGCAATCGGTGGCTGGGTGCGAGCGTGAACGTCAGTGCGTGCCCACTTGCACCGATATGGTGGCCGAGCGGCATCGTACTCGCAAGAGTAGCGAGTCGAGTCGCCGACGGTGCCGAGCGATTCCCAGTCGCCGGCGGTGCCGCCCACCCTCTAGGCCGCCCCGCCGTTAGGCGAAAAGGTTGTCGTCGAAATTTGTTTAAGGCGGTGTTGTGGTTTTCCCTCGACCACAGCACCGTCTTTTTGTGTGCGCAGATGGTCAACTTGGCGGGATGCGGGTTGCGGTGAGTTTACGGACTTTGCCCATTTATCCAGTTGTAAGGAGAAACACCAAAGTTGCGGTTCTAGCGATACCGATTACTTTCCATGTTCCGAAAGCATACGGGACAGGGGAGGATATACCGACGCAGTGCTGCCCGTTAAGCCTGTGGTTGGTCCCGCTCTCCATTTAGACCTAACTGCAAGGCTTGGTACGGATGTCTCAAAGGGGGGGCAGCGTAGCCGGCATGCTACTGATTCTGGGGGGAATCTAGATGAAATATGTATTTGCATGCGCTACCGTAGCGCTCAGCATGGCCATGGCCTCGCTGGCATGTGCCCAAGAAGAAACTCAGGCGGGTTTCAGCACCGATCAATCAGGCGAGGGAGTCGTGTGGTCGGATACGCTGGCTCAGCTCGATACCGGCGTACAGATGGCAAGTTGCGATACTTGCGGGCCAGGCGTGGCCGATCTTGCCCTGCTGCCGACTGGCCGGGGAAACCGTTTGTTTGTCGGTGGCGAGGCCCTGTGGGTGCGTGCCAATCCGAGCGAAGCGGTGGCTTACCTCGAGCGGGACATTCCGAACCTGACCGATACGTTCCACGAGCTCGATTTCGACTACAGTAGCTCGTTCCGCGTCTACGGCGGCATTCGCAACTGCTGTGGCGAAGAAGTACGCTTTACCTACACTCGCTTCGATACGGATAGCGGATTCGAAAGCCCCGCTTTTTCGTCGACCAATCAGATCATCTCGCCGCTTGAGCAGACTCCGTTACTCGATGGCTCTCGTGTTGTCGGTACCGCTGATATAGCCCTCAACTCGTTCGACATCGGCTGGTCGAAGACCATCCCGTTGGGCTCGCCTTTGGGCTGCTGTGATACCGGTTGTGGCGACTGCTGCGACACTTGTTGTGATGGCTGGTGTCCTGCTTGGGATATCACCTTCACTGGTGCGTTCCGTGCGGTCGATTTCGATACCACTCGCATCTACAGCACGATCGATGGTTCGGACGAACTGCTGGAGCGGGGAACTTCGGTTTCTGACTTCCAGGGTGCTGGTGGTCGCGTAGGGCTGCTGGGGCGTCGTTACCTGGGTCGTCAAGGTATCTGCAGCCTGTACATGAAGGGCGATATCTCCCTGCTCGTCGGCGACTACAGCACTACTCAGTCGTCGGTCGACTACTCCGGCTCCGCGCCGGTAGGAGCTGGTACGCAGACCATTAGCGGTCGTCGTCTCATTCCGGTTACCGAAATCGAAATGGGTGGTACCGTATTCGTGACCTGCAACACTAGCATTAGCGGTGGTTACTTCTTCTCTGCATGGCACGACCTTGGCTTCCGCGACGAGTACGACTTCCAACTGCAGACCAGCTACGACGACGCCAACATCATGGGCTTCGACGGGTTCTTCCTGCGGGCTGAGACCGCCTTCTAGGCTCTGCCTGGAAGCGGAACTTGCTGACTCAATAAAAAGACAGCCGACCCAAATGGGTCGGCTGTCTTTTTTTAATTTCGTTCTTCAGTCGCTCACGCGGCACGCTAACAGCTAAACTGATGGGTACGCGTGGCGAACCTGGTATCGACTCGCCGAAAGCCGGCGGAGTGCAGCAGCTGGATTAGGCGCGGCCGAGCATGCGCTCGCGGCGATTACGGCGCTCGGCGCGGATCTTCGCGCGGCGCTTCGTTTCGCTGGGCTTCTCGTAGAACTCGCGAACACGGATTTCCTTTTTGATGCCAGAGCGTTCCACCAGTTTACGGAACCGACGGACTGCCTCTTGGGCCGTTTCACGTTCGCGAAGCGTTAACTTTACCACGGGTAATCTCAACTCCTGAGGAATGGAAAGGTTCGGTGCGGTCCTCACTAGAGGAACAAGTCACGTAATATAGCCTAACACACGGGTCCCCGTCCAGGCGTGGTCGGCAGGGGTAAACGTGGCAAATTCGACCGGTTTGTCCGGTTTTGGCGACTGCTGGCCGGGTGGGGGCGTCGCGGGCCCCCGCGTGGGGAAACAAAAAACTCGCTCAACCGGGCGGGCCGGTCGAGCGAGCCTTTGAATCCGAAGATCCTGTTTACTGCTTACGAGACGATTTTCACGTTCTCGGCACGAGGACCCTTAGGGCCTTGGCCCTCGGTGTACTCGACCTGCTGTCCTTCACGGAGATTGTCGAAGCGAATCTCCCCCTCGACGGCGGAGCTGTGGAAAAAGATATCCCCCCGCTCTCCCTCGATGAATCCAAATCCCTTGTCCGTCAGCTTCTTAATCGTACCTTGCGACACTGCATAACACTCCTGGTACGTAGCAACAAATGAAAACACGACCCACAGGCCGTACCATCTACCAGTGGGTTGAGCAACTAGCGGATTTACGGAAACGTGATCCCCCATCGGTGTCTGAGCTTCCAGAGCTGGTTAACCCAAGAAAGAGGAGAGGGCCTGCTGCAGGAAACTAAGGCAATTTGGAAGTTCTGAGAACGTGGAGCCAAGCCAGCGATCGCATCGCTTCAGGAACACCATTGCCACCGTAATTCCACCGAGCATCGTAACGCCGGGTTTTGGGCCAGTCAAGTTTTTGCAAGTCCCTTTGTCGGTATTTTGCCTTAACGAAACTCAGTCTCAGTTTTCCCTCTCAAAATGGGATTTCCAAAGCATTCTAAAGGTGCCATTGGTTGCAAAACCCAACATTATTAGGCACCTCTTTTAACCTCCCGCCTGATTGGCATCGTCCAGTCGCGGGGCGCTGTGGCCGGCTTCGCGAATCTGTTGAAGTTGCGCTGCCATGCGTTGGGCAATGTCTTCATGGGAATCGACGACGTTATGTCGTTGACCCAGGTCGGTCGAGAGATCGAACAACTGTTGAGGGTGATCGTCGGATGGGTAGTCGTGTCGAGCTTCCCATGCTTTGTTTGCAGGGCGATGATAGCCGTTGGGGGCGTTGATCCATAACCACTTTCCATCGCGTAGTGCGTAGCGATCGCGATACGTATTATGCACGAGTGTCGTTCGAACAGGCGAACCACCTTCAAGCATGCTGAGCTGGCTATAAGAGTCTTCGGCCGCGCCGTCGGGCAGGTCGAAGCCAACCACTTCGGCCAGCGTGGCCATCACGTCGATTTGCGAGATCAGCGCTTCGTTGGTAGTGTCGGCCGGTACTCTGCCAGGCCAGCGAACGATGAACGGCACGTGATGCCCCCCTTCGTAGATGTCGCGTTTAATGCCCCGCAGGGGATTGTTCGAACGATGGCCAAAGCGTTCTTCGCGAGCGTAGCAATAGATCTCGGGGCCATTGTCGGAGGTGAACACCACGATGGTGTTCTCAGCCAGCCCAATCTTATCGAGCGTCTTGAGCAGTTCGCCACACGACCAGTCACTCTGTACCACGTAGTCGCCATAGGCTCCGGCCTGCGAGGCGTTGTCGAACTTATCGATCGGAATGATCGGCGCGTGTGGCGATGGCAACGCGAAGTACAGGAAGAACGGCTTCGTCTGATCCTTGCGCGATGCCAGCCAACTCACGGCCTTGTTGGTGAGCGTCGGCAAGTCGTCGTAAAAGTCCCAATCGCTCCGCGCTGGGCCGGGGCGGGCTTCCCAGTTGCCTTCCTTGGTCTTCGCGGTGATCTCTAAGTTGGCATCTGGCGGCGAGATCAACCGATCGTTCTCAATCCACGCGTACGGCGGGAAGTTAATCACCGTGTCGCCGAAGTAGTAGTCGAACCCGTGCGCGAGCGGACCATCTGGCACCGGCTTCGACCAGTCGAACGCATCGTATCCCCAGTACTTTTGTTTGCCACCAGCGGCCGTGGTTTTCTTGGCGTTGGGGTGACGAATCGCATTCCAGTCCCAACCGAGATGCCACTTGCCGACGCACGCGGTGTCGTATCCCTTTTGCTGAAGCATCTCAGGAAGCGTCAATCGCTCGGCATCAAACCGCGAGGCTCCGAGCGCGCCGACGATGTCGTGAAACTTGCGCCAGTGGTACCGCCCCGTGAGCAGTGCGTAACGACTGGGAGTGCAGATGCCAGAAGACGAATGCCCATCGACGAACCGCATGCCTTCGCGGGCCAGGCGGTCGATGTTAGGAGTGGTGATTTTTGATTCGGGGTTATAGCAACTCGCGTCGCCGAAGCCCATGTCGTCGGCGTACAGGATCAGCACGTTCGGCAGCGAGGCCGCTTCGTCGGCTGCTGCGAGCGGGCAGGTCGAGACCATAGAGAAGAGGGCCAGCAGGGGGAGAAATCGCATGTTCATGACAACCGGCTCGGGAGGAGGGAAAAGCGGTGAGGGCGGTGCGATGGCCTTGCGTTCGCTGGCCAACACGATCATCTTAAAGGTTCTCGGCAGGTAAATCTCGACTTTTCTCGAATTAGGGAGTTTCTCAGGTATGGAATCCAGCACCACCGACATCCATGGGCATGAAGTGATGCGGATGATGGTTGAATCGGGCGAGCAGTACGATCGCGAGTCGCTCGAGGCTGCGATTCACAACCGCTTTGGCACTGAGGCGCGATTCTGCACCTGCAGCGCGAGTGGCATGAATGCCAGCCAGCTGATCGACTTCCTCGCCGATCGTGGCAAGTTCGTACCGACCAGCGAAGGCTTCTCGACCGAAGCAGGCAAGATTTGTGATCATGAGTAGGGGGCTCCTGGCTAGTTAGCAGAGTTAAAACGCCAGCTTCATCCGCCCGTCGACAAACTCTACTTCCACCGGCTCGTCGGCGACCGTGCATTGGGGATTCGATTTCAACTCGTCGACCAGCCCTTCGCTGGCGTACATCGAGTCGAGGTGCAACGTGTTGGGTACCACCAACCAGCGGTCGGTGCCGCTGCGATCGCCGCACCAGTTAAACGCATCGACATCGTCCTTCACGATGTGATTCATGCGAATGCGATCCATGTCGCCGGTGGTCTCGGCATTGATGCGAGTCTTCTCGAAGTCGATCGCGTCGTACAAGCGTTGCGTAATGCAATCGCCGAGACCGAAGCCGAGTGCGTTGCCTTGCGAAGCGGTGGTGAGTTCCAAGGCGGCGATGCTGCCGATCCTCGGCGAAGGAAAATCGGGCACTCCGGCCAAGCCGCGGCGGCCGATCACGTTAGGGTCCATGCCGAGGCCGCTGAAGGTCTTGCCGATCTGGTCGACGATCAGCACATCGAATTCCTCGGCCGGTAGCTTGGGGAAGTAATCGTTCGTGTAGTGGTCGAGCAGTTTAGGTTCTTCGCTCGCGAATTGCTCGGGGGCCAGCGCGTGAAGTTCGGCCGTTTGGTCGTAACCATCTTCGATAATGCCCAGGCCAGCGAAGATTTTGCCGGTGCCGATGATCGCTTCGCCGAGGGCGATGATCGCGTCGGCTTTCTTCAAGCAGGGAACCTGATGGAAGGTGCGGGCGCCGTTGATCTTGCCCATGCCGATGGTCATCATCTTCATCAGCCCACTTTGAATCGGGCCCACGAAGCAGGTGTGGGGTTTGATGCGATTGAGCACCAGCACCCCATCCGATTCATGGCAGAACTTGTCCATGGTGATCGGGCCGGTGAAGGTCTCGCCGATCTCGACGACATCCATCGACGCCCGAATTGGCATGTCCATCGCTTCTTCGGTGATGCCGAGCGACTCGATCATCGCCCGCTGACCATGGGCGGTCGCCCCGTTGTGCGACCCCATGGCCGGCACGATGAACGGCTTCGCCCCACGACTCTTGAGCCAGTCGCCAGCCGCGCGGGTGATTGCGGCGATATTCGAAATGCCGCGACTGCCAGCGGTGATGGCAATCTCGCCGGCGGGCACTGGGTGGGCGAGCTTGTCGAGCGCTGCATGCACGGCAGCCGGAATGTCGGCAATCGGGTGGTTGGCGAGTTGTTGTTGAACGTGGTGCAGTTTCATGAATCGGAGGTCCCAAGGATTGGATTCAAAAGCCCCCATTTCGCGGAAATCGATCCGTGGGGGCAATTCTTACGGCGAGCGTTCCCTTCGTAAGTTGTTGGAACACCAGCAGTAACGGGATGAGTCATCGACGTAAGTGAGTTATTTTGCCCCCGGGGTGGGGGCATTAAACAAAGCGTGGCGTGCACCGGACGAAGCACTCTGCCAACGGTTAAACATGTATTAGAGCAGGTCGACGGCGCGTTTCAACAACTGTTTTAAGCCACTTCGAGCCGCATGGGGGAAACCGGTGGGGCGACTGCACGTGCCATTTCTTGCACGTCCCGCTACACTGTTAATCCCCGTCTGTTCGTCCCCTCTCGTTTCTCACCCTTACGATCCACCGCAACGGTTCCGGCAGCAGGCGACTCATCGAAGTAGCGGCCGGAGCACCGCAGTTCGCAAGAATTCCCAAGCCCTCCGGTTGGTGACAGCACTACATGATCATTGCCAGAAGAATTCAGTGGAGCCACATCATCTTCTATACGTGGAAGAGCATGGCTTACTTTCTGACGCTCTCTCTCATCGTGTACGTGTTGCATCACGAATTCGATTTGACCTGGGTGGCCATTCCCTTTAATGCGGTTGCCACGCTCAGTACCGCACTGGCGATCTTCTTGGGGTTTAAGAACAACAGTGCGTACGACCGCTGGTGGGAAGCCCGAAAAATCTGGGGCAAGCTGGTGAACTACAGTCGGGCGTGGGGGCGTGAGGTGCTGAACCTGGCCATCGACGACAATCAGCCGGGCAGCGAGGAGCTGAAGCAATGGCAGCATCGCATGATCTATCGGCACATTGCCTTTGTGCATGCGCTGCGTGTGTTCCTGCGTCAGCGGCATGCTTACAACGAGATCGAAAACGAACTACTCGAAACGCACAACCAGTATCACGACATCGAGCCGTTCTTGGCGAATAACGACCTTGAAATGGTACTCAGCAAACGCAATCCACCGAACTACTTATTGATGGAACAAGGCGACGACCTGCTCCGTGCGTACCAGCGGGGGTGGCTCTCGGATTATCGCTATGTAAAGCTGCACGAGACGCTTACCGAGTTCAACAACCATCAAGGCATGTGCGAGCGGATTAAGAACACTCCGTTCCCGCGGCCCTACAGTTTCTTCTCGCGACTGTTCGTGTTCATCCATGGTACGCTGGTGCCATTTGCGTTTATCGAAGTACTGGGGCCGTTCAATATTCCGCTGGCCTTGGTGATTAACTTCGTGTTCATTACGCTCGATTACATTGGTGAACGTACCGAAGACCCCTTCGAAAACCGCCCGGGCGACACGCCGCTTACGAGCATCAGCCTGACGATCGAAGAGAACCTGAAAGAAATGATGGGCGATCCCAACCTGCCCACCAAGCCGGTGCCGATTCATGGCATCGTGTTCTAGCAAGGGATAAGCGAGCATCCCTATTGTGACTTGCAGCCGACGAGTGGAATCGACTAACTTGAAGGCAGTACTTTGTGAATGGTAGGTCGAAACCGACCTCTAGAACTTGGCTCAGCGTCGGCCACGAAGACGCCATCGATGCCCGGACGAATTGTCGTGCGTGAAGGGGAATTGTTACCCGACGCACTCCGCCGTTTCCGTAGAGTGGTTCATCGTTCGACTCGCAGGCAATGGTCCAAGACCAGGCCCGGTCACTACATGAAGCCGAGTGAATTGGCTCGCAACAAGCGGGCGCTGAGTCGCCGAAACGCCTGGCTCGCTGCTCATGGATACGATGGGTACAACACCGTGTACCTCACCATGCAGCATCTAATGGCTCGAGAGCCCCCTTTTAAGCGAGGGAGACGCAAGAAACCGCACGCAGGTTAGTAGTCGTTCTTGTTGTTGATCTTGCGACCAATCGCTTTGCCTGGGGCTTCCCACAAAGCGTACAGCCCAGGAGCGTAAGGACGCTCGATCAACTGCAGGGCTTCGTGTAGGAACGCGTATTGCTCCTCGGGAAAGCTGGCCGCCAGTCGTTCGAGCGTGGCCTGATCGCCGGTGGCGTACTCGGCCGGATCGGGATAGAAGTCGCTCCAATGCTCGGCATGCTTGTTGTGCGGGGCACCATAGTAAGCGATGGTGGGAACAACGCTGCCGATTTCGAGAGGCTTGCCGCACGACGACTTGAGTTTGATCGGTAGAATCTTGACCGCCAGGTACTCGCCGACTCCTTGCGAAAGGTCGGTCGGTACCGCAATGAGTGCTGGCTCAAGCGAAACCACGATGCCAGGATTCGCGTCGCCGCGGCGGAACTTATGCGACTTGTTCCAGGTGAAGTAAGCGAGCGTGCCGAGTATCGCGGGGCTGAATAGCCAGATCGGGGTGGCCCCTCCATCCTTGGTGGCCAAGGTGCCGGAGTGCCCGCTAAGAACGAGTCCCAGCCAGATCAACAGCACGAGCGCCGCGGATCCAACGCCAGCGATGAGTCCCAGTGGTTGGTACTTCCACCATTGCAACGGATTGAAGCGGATGAGTCCCGGGTTGCTGGCCACGGTCTCTTGGAACACGCCGGTAGAAGGCCGGGGAGCCTCGCGCTCGAGTTCTGATAGAAAGTCGTTATCGAACAGCGGACCTTCGTCTTCAGGTGGAGTCGCTTTGGGTTTCGGCGGTGCTGGCTTTGCAGCTGGCTTCGGAGGGGCTGGTTTCGCAGCTTTTGGTTTTGGTGTCGGTTTCGCCGCGGCGGGCGTTGGTTGCTTGTCCGGCGAAGCTGCTTCGGCCGCAGGTATCTGGAACGACTGCCCGCACTCTTTCGAGGCACACTTCACCTTTCGCCCTGCGTACTCGAGGGGGGCTTTGGCCTTGGCTCCACAGTGAGGACAAGTCACACGAATACGTTGCGGCGCGGGATCGGACATAAGCAATGCAGAAGGCGAGGCGTTGACAGTGTT containing:
- a CDS encoding PEP-CTERM sorting domain-containing protein; amino-acid sequence: MLCISSSARAELDEVGFQIKISEKEMILEHPDDPDYKMYAMWDTAYQRIQNRNMPWIEVENLEESTGNLTEFSITIGDTDYNFGDTNYGTYALLSDSTPGISISSTSTGDELVVSIGNGGLAPGEIVRFGIDIDPDAGVDGLFPYPDFRLVLFDMNGSDASDNAIASALFVDTNDQSITKTAAAQLEDYEVSGNQSLYYNQILRPYGVMEGIDTFVAGTLTDPTQVPEPSSVVLVGLALVGSTIWYRRKTA
- the rpsU gene encoding 30S ribosomal protein S21, with translation MVKLTLRERETAQEAVRRFRKLVERSGIKKEIRVREFYEKPSETKRRAKIRAERRNRRERMLGRA
- a CDS encoding cold-shock protein — translated: MSQGTIKKLTDKGFGFIEGERGDIFFHSSAVEGEIRFDNLREGQQVEYTEGQGPKGPRAENVKIVS
- a CDS encoding sulfatase family protein, giving the protein MRFLPLLALFSMVSTCPLAAADEAASLPNVLILYADDMGFGDASCYNPESKITTPNIDRLAREGMRFVDGHSSSGICTPSRYALLTGRYHWRKFHDIVGALGASRFDAERLTLPEMLQQKGYDTACVGKWHLGWDWNAIRHPNAKKTTAAGGKQKYWGYDAFDWSKPVPDGPLAHGFDYYFGDTVINFPPYAWIENDRLISPPDANLEITAKTKEGNWEARPGPARSDWDFYDDLPTLTNKAVSWLASRKDQTKPFFLYFALPSPHAPIIPIDKFDNASQAGAYGDYVVQSDWSCGELLKTLDKIGLAENTIVVFTSDNGPEIYCYAREERFGHRSNNPLRGIKRDIYEGGHHVPFIVRWPGRVPADTTNEALISQIDVMATLAEVVGFDLPDGAAEDSYSQLSMLEGGSPVRTTLVHNTYRDRYALRDGKWLWINAPNGYHRPANKAWEARHDYPSDDHPQQLFDLSTDLGQRHNVVDSHEDIAQRMAAQLQQIREAGHSAPRLDDANQAGG
- a CDS encoding YecH family metal-binding protein; this encodes MESSTTDIHGHEVMRMMVESGEQYDRESLEAAIHNRFGTEARFCTCSASGMNASQLIDFLADRGKFVPTSEGFSTEAGKICDHE
- a CDS encoding lactate racemase domain-containing protein, encoding MKLHHVQQQLANHPIADIPAAVHAALDKLAHPVPAGEIAITAGSRGISNIAAITRAAGDWLKSRGAKPFIVPAMGSHNGATAHGQRAMIESLGITEEAMDMPIRASMDVVEIGETFTGPITMDKFCHESDGVLVLNRIKPHTCFVGPIQSGLMKMMTIGMGKINGARTFHQVPCLKKADAIIALGEAIIGTGKIFAGLGIIEDGYDQTAELHALAPEQFASEEPKLLDHYTNDYFPKLPAEEFDVLIVDQIGKTFSGLGMDPNVIGRRGLAGVPDFPSPRIGSIAALELTTASQGNALGFGLGDCITQRLYDAIDFEKTRINAETTGDMDRIRMNHIVKDDVDAFNWCGDRSGTDRWLVVPNTLHLDSMYASEGLVDELKSNPQCTVADEPVEVEFVDGRMKLAF
- a CDS encoding bestrophin family protein, translated to MIIARRIQWSHIIFYTWKSMAYFLTLSLIVYVLHHEFDLTWVAIPFNAVATLSTALAIFLGFKNNSAYDRWWEARKIWGKLVNYSRAWGREVLNLAIDDNQPGSEELKQWQHRMIYRHIAFVHALRVFLRQRHAYNEIENELLETHNQYHDIEPFLANNDLEMVLSKRNPPNYLLMEQGDDLLRAYQRGWLSDYRYVKLHETLTEFNNHQGMCERIKNTPFPRPYSFFSRLFVFIHGTLVPFAFIEVLGPFNIPLALVINFVFITLDYIGERTEDPFENRPGDTPLTSISLTIEENLKEMMGDPNLPTKPVPIHGIVF
- a CDS encoding bS21 family ribosomal protein; translated protein: MPGRIVVREGELLPDALRRFRRVVHRSTRRQWSKTRPGHYMKPSELARNKRALSRRNAWLAAHGYDGYNTVYLTMQHLMAREPPFKRGRRKKPHAG
- a CDS encoding DUF3239 domain-containing protein; protein product: MSDPAPQRIRVTCPHCGAKAKAPLEYAGRKVKCASKECGQSFQIPAAEAASPDKQPTPAAAKPTPKPKAAKPAPPKPAAKPAPPKPKATPPEDEGPLFDNDFLSELEREAPRPSTGVFQETVASNPGLIRFNPLQWWKYQPLGLIAGVGSAALVLLIWLGLVLSGHSGTLATKDGGATPIWLFSPAILGTLAYFTWNKSHKFRRGDANPGIVVSLEPALIAVPTDLSQGVGEYLAVKILPIKLKSSCGKPLEIGSVVPTIAYYGAPHNKHAEHWSDFYPDPAEYATGDQATLERLAASFPEEQYAFLHEALQLIERPYAPGLYALWEAPGKAIGRKINNKNDY